Proteins encoded by one window of Nocardia goodfellowii:
- the hisN gene encoding histidinol-phosphatase, whose product MAAHSSDLELALRLADEADSITKARFGALDLKVDSKPDLTPVSDADLAVEKAIRGLLEHARPGDSVLGEEFGGDVEFTGRQWVVDPIDGTKNFVRGVPIWATLIALLEDGVPVLGVVSAPALTRRWWASAGAGAWSAFASAAAKPISVSAVGDLASASLAFSSLSGWRDRGLREKFLELTDAVWRVRGYGDFLSYCLLAEGAVDIAAEPEVSLWDLAALDILIREAGGTFTSLDGKPGPHGGDAVASNGLLQDEVLRRLS is encoded by the coding sequence GTGGCTGCGCACTCCTCTGACCTCGAACTTGCCCTGCGGTTGGCCGACGAGGCCGACTCGATCACCAAGGCCCGCTTCGGCGCGCTAGATCTGAAGGTGGATTCGAAGCCGGATCTGACGCCGGTCTCGGATGCCGACCTGGCGGTGGAGAAGGCGATCCGCGGGCTGCTCGAGCATGCCCGGCCCGGCGATTCGGTACTCGGTGAGGAATTCGGCGGCGATGTCGAATTCACCGGGCGGCAGTGGGTCGTCGACCCGATCGATGGCACCAAGAACTTCGTGCGTGGCGTGCCGATCTGGGCCACCTTGATCGCACTGCTGGAGGACGGCGTGCCGGTCCTCGGCGTCGTGAGCGCGCCCGCCCTGACTCGGCGCTGGTGGGCCTCAGCGGGCGCCGGAGCTTGGTCGGCCTTCGCTTCCGCTGCGGCGAAACCGATTTCGGTGTCGGCGGTCGGAGACCTCGCCTCGGCGAGCCTGGCGTTCTCCAGCCTTTCCGGTTGGCGCGATCGCGGCCTGCGCGAGAAATTCCTCGAGCTCACCGACGCGGTGTGGCGGGTTCGCGGCTACGGCGACTTCCTGTCCTACTGCCTGCTCGCCGAGGGCGCGGTCGACATCGCCGCGGAACCTGAGGTGTCGCTGTGGGATCTGGCTGCCCTCGACATCCTCATCCGCGAGGCCGGCGGCACCTTCACCTCGCTGGACGGTAAGCCCGGCCCGCACGGCGGCGACGCGGTCGCCAGCAACGGCCTGCTCCAGGATGAAGTTCTGCGTCGCCTGAGCTGA
- a CDS encoding DUF3224 domain-containing protein: protein MSENKATGTIESKSWDQTEYADAGAGVPKLATAQGFDVYRGDFEGEAHWQGLMCAFTDGSGTFDSLQRTTGTLDGRSGSFVLRMSGTFAATGDSRADWSVVPGSGTGELADISGTGGYVSSAGATTYTLVYSLP from the coding sequence ATGAGCGAAAACAAGGCGACCGGCACCATCGAATCGAAGTCCTGGGACCAGACCGAATACGCGGACGCCGGGGCCGGTGTACCGAAACTGGCGACCGCCCAAGGCTTCGACGTCTACCGGGGCGACTTCGAGGGCGAGGCGCACTGGCAGGGCCTGATGTGCGCCTTCACGGACGGCAGCGGCACATTCGACAGCCTGCAACGCACCACCGGCACGCTGGACGGACGGTCCGGGAGCTTCGTCCTGCGGATGTCCGGGACATTCGCGGCGACCGGCGACTCCCGAGCCGACTGGTCGGTGGTGCCCGGCTCCGGCACCGGAGAGCTGGCCGACATCTCCGGCACCGGCGGCTACGTGTCCAGCGCCGGCGCCACCACCTACACCCTGGTCTACAGCTTGCCCTGA
- a CDS encoding acyl-CoA dehydrogenase family protein: MMMSTRDSATTRRQDTSAVGLSQPKRDWMGAAMRVMTTLTGSELAEKYNLRKPIERVTYEGTKTGFRTLGAATRAFNKVAGGGAPKRLPENESKKKDLFDITPSDEQQMIVETVREFAAEILRPAAYDADAAAKAPRDLLERAAELGITLINVPEELEGAASERGAVTNSMVAEALAHGDMGLALPILAPSGVAVALAQWGTDAQQKTYLPAFTGENVPQASVVISEPRALFDPFALQTKATRSPSGYRLNGVKSLVPAAADAELFLVAAELDGRPAIFVVESDAPGLVVEADPSMGLRAAGIGRLILNNVAVGGDAILGDGDAKSRAEDYADAVRLARLGWASLAAGTGQAVLDYVIPYVNEREAFGEPISHRQAVAFMVANIAIELDGIRLVTLRGASRAEQGLSFGREAALARKLATDKGMQIGLDGVQLLGGHGFTKEHPVERWYRDLRAVGVAEGVVLI; this comes from the coding sequence GTGATGATGAGTACTCGAGACAGCGCAACGACGCGACGTCAAGACACGTCCGCAGTCGGCCTCAGCCAGCCCAAGCGGGACTGGATGGGGGCGGCGATGCGCGTGATGACCACCCTTACCGGGTCGGAGCTCGCCGAGAAGTACAACCTGCGCAAGCCGATCGAGCGAGTCACCTACGAGGGCACCAAGACCGGTTTCCGCACCCTGGGCGCCGCGACCCGCGCGTTCAACAAGGTCGCCGGCGGCGGTGCGCCGAAGCGGTTGCCGGAGAACGAGTCCAAGAAGAAGGACCTGTTCGACATCACCCCCTCGGACGAGCAGCAGATGATCGTCGAGACGGTGCGGGAATTCGCCGCCGAGATCCTGCGGCCCGCCGCCTACGACGCCGATGCCGCCGCCAAGGCCCCGCGCGACCTGCTGGAGCGCGCCGCCGAACTCGGCATCACCCTGATCAACGTGCCCGAAGAGCTCGAGGGCGCGGCTTCGGAGCGGGGTGCGGTCACCAATTCGATGGTCGCCGAGGCGCTCGCGCACGGCGATATGGGTTTGGCGTTGCCGATCCTCGCGCCCTCCGGTGTCGCGGTCGCGCTGGCCCAGTGGGGCACCGACGCCCAGCAGAAGACCTACCTCCCCGCCTTCACCGGCGAGAACGTGCCGCAGGCCTCGGTCGTGATCAGTGAGCCGCGCGCCCTGTTCGATCCGTTCGCGCTGCAGACCAAGGCCACTCGCTCCCCCAGCGGCTACCGTCTCAACGGCGTGAAGTCCCTGGTGCCCGCCGCGGCGGACGCGGAACTATTCCTGGTCGCCGCCGAACTCGACGGCCGCCCGGCGATCTTCGTCGTCGAGTCGGACGCCCCGGGTCTGGTCGTGGAGGCCGACCCGAGCATGGGCCTGCGCGCCGCGGGCATCGGCCGCCTGATCCTGAACAATGTCGCCGTCGGCGGCGACGCCATCCTGGGCGACGGCGACGCGAAGTCCCGCGCCGAGGATTACGCCGATGCGGTGCGTCTGGCGCGCCTGGGCTGGGCATCTCTGGCCGCGGGCACCGGCCAGGCCGTGCTCGACTACGTCATCCCCTACGTGAACGAGCGCGAGGCGTTCGGCGAGCCGATCTCGCACCGGCAGGCGGTCGCGTTCATGGTCGCGAACATAGCCATCGAACTCGACGGCATCCGGCTCGTGACTCTGCGGGGTGCGTCACGCGCGGAGCAGGGTCTGTCGTTCGGTCGCGAGGCCGCGCTGGCTCGCAAGCTGGCCACGGACAAGGGTATGCAGATCGGCCTGGACGGCGTGCAATTGCTCGGCGGTCACGGCTTCACCAAGGAACACCCGGTCGAGCGCTGGTACCGCGATCTGCGGGCCGTCGGCGTCGCCGAAGGTGTCGTGCTCATCTAA
- a CDS encoding NADPH-dependent FMN reductase has protein sequence MKLAVIIGSVREGRFGPTVADWFAEQAAAHGGFDIDVVDLADFDLPRDLPAIPPMMDPGGPRPASVAALGERLAAADAFIIVTPDYNRGYPAVLKAAIDWYVTEWDSKAIGFVGYSGASGGLLAIEGLRQVFNELNAHTVRNYVSFPRYYLLFDAEGKLIDPTEPNAAAAALLDQLHWWAAALTAARNVAVG, from the coding sequence ATGAAGCTCGCAGTGATCATCGGCAGCGTCCGCGAAGGCCGATTCGGCCCCACCGTGGCCGACTGGTTCGCCGAACAGGCCGCCGCGCACGGCGGATTCGACATCGACGTGGTCGACCTCGCCGACTTCGATCTGCCGCGGGATCTGCCGGCGATCCCGCCGATGATGGATCCCGGCGGGCCGCGCCCGGCCTCGGTCGCCGCGCTGGGTGAACGCCTAGCCGCCGCGGACGCGTTCATCATCGTCACACCCGACTACAACCGGGGCTATCCCGCCGTCCTGAAGGCCGCCATCGATTGGTATGTCACCGAATGGGATTCCAAGGCAATCGGATTCGTCGGGTACAGCGGTGCCAGCGGCGGACTTCTGGCCATCGAGGGCCTGCGTCAGGTTTTCAACGAGCTGAACGCCCACACGGTGCGTAACTATGTCTCCTTCCCGCGGTATTACCTGCTGTTCGATGCGGAAGGAAAACTGATCGACCCGACCGAGCCGAACGCCGCGGCCGCGGCCCTGCTCGATCAACTGCACTGGTGGGCCGCCGCTCTGACAGCGGCCCGCAACGTGGCGGTCGGGTGA
- a CDS encoding helix-turn-helix domain-containing protein yields the protein MSDNELGLFLRSRREGVTPAKVGLPAGPRRRTPGLRRAELATLAGVSVEYIIRLEQGRDRRPSPSVLSAIADALHLTPNERIHLHRLTKSVDAGFSCMGFVQPNREVRPAVRAILEHLEPAPAVVVNRLREVIAYTEGYHRLMAPTGLLDDPRGANLLLFAFGDPRAREVYPDWAHVADELVAGLKNGPFRTDPAAAALADELTVLAGEEFTRRVETVPSLAAATGTTRLDHPRAGALRLTYETLDLSADDDQQLLVYLPADEATATALDTLSGRRPGALRVVSA from the coding sequence GTGAGCGACAACGAGCTGGGCCTGTTCCTGCGTAGCCGCCGTGAGGGGGTCACGCCCGCCAAGGTCGGCCTGCCCGCCGGCCCACGCCGCCGCACTCCCGGATTGCGCCGCGCCGAACTGGCCACCTTGGCCGGCGTCAGCGTGGAATACATCATCCGGCTCGAACAGGGCCGTGATCGTAGACCGTCGCCGTCGGTGCTGTCCGCGATCGCTGACGCCCTGCATCTCACTCCCAACGAACGAATTCACCTGCACCGCTTGACCAAATCCGTAGACGCCGGCTTCAGCTGCATGGGTTTCGTGCAGCCGAACCGCGAGGTCCGTCCGGCCGTGCGCGCGATTCTCGAGCACCTGGAGCCCGCACCCGCCGTCGTGGTCAACCGATTGCGGGAGGTCATCGCCTACACCGAGGGCTATCACCGGTTGATGGCTCCGACCGGTCTGCTCGACGATCCGCGTGGCGCCAACCTGCTGCTCTTCGCCTTCGGTGATCCGCGCGCTCGCGAGGTCTATCCGGATTGGGCGCACGTGGCCGACGAACTGGTCGCCGGCCTGAAGAACGGCCCCTTTCGCACCGACCCGGCCGCCGCCGCCCTCGCCGACGAACTCACCGTCCTCGCGGGCGAGGAATTCACTCGGCGGGTCGAAACCGTGCCCAGCCTGGCAGCCGCGACCGGCACCACCCGCCTCGACCATCCGCGAGCGGGCGCACTGCGCCTGACTTACGAAACCCTCGATCTCTCCGCCGACGACGACCAGCAATTACTCGTCTATCTCCCCGCCGACGAGGCCACCGCGACCGCTCTGGACACGCTCAGCGGGCGTCGGCCCGGCGCACTGCGCGTGGTCAGCGCATGA
- a CDS encoding GNAT family N-acetyltransferase → MVEAAPMVMAQPADAADIAGLRDRLAQWMIDAGIAQWLPGEYPAERIAAEAARGEWFLWREGGRLIATVRLIWRDPEFWGEDDAEAGYIHGLMVAPEQRGRELGARIIQFCAERTRAQGITRQRLDAAASNPVLRKYYTAQGFTEVREAPLPPQFQGTATVFLFEKDLD, encoded by the coding sequence GTGGTCGAGGCAGCCCCGATGGTGATGGCTCAGCCCGCGGACGCGGCGGATATCGCCGGACTGCGAGATCGGCTGGCGCAGTGGATGATCGACGCCGGCATCGCGCAGTGGCTGCCCGGTGAGTACCCGGCCGAGCGCATCGCCGCGGAGGCGGCGCGCGGGGAGTGGTTCCTCTGGCGGGAAGGTGGGCGGCTGATCGCGACTGTCCGCTTGATCTGGCGTGATCCGGAGTTCTGGGGCGAGGATGACGCCGAAGCCGGATACATCCACGGTCTGATGGTCGCGCCGGAACAGCGCGGCCGTGAGCTCGGCGCCCGGATCATCCAGTTCTGCGCCGAGCGCACCCGCGCCCAGGGCATCACCCGCCAGCGCCTGGACGCCGCGGCCAGCAACCCGGTGCTCCGGAAGTACTACACCGCACAGGGTTTCACCGAAGTGCGGGAAGCGCCGCTACCGCCACAGTTCCAAGGCACCGCGACGGTGTTCCTCTTCGAGAAGGATCTCGATTAG
- a CDS encoding acyl-CoA dehydrogenase family protein: MINLELPKKLRASANQAHQVAQEIFRPISRKYDLAEHEYPVELDTMAAMVEGLADSGTQKIGGAAGGRSDEDEHATELLGNSNGGNMSALLNALETSWGDVGLMLSIPYQGLGNAAIAAVATDEQLERFGKVWAAMAITEPSFGSDSAAVTTTAVRDGDEWVLNGEKIFVTAGQRATHIVVWATVDKSLGRAAIKSFVVPRDAPGLSVARLEHKLGIKASDTAVLLLQDCRIPADNILGSPEVNVEKGFAGVMQTFDNTRPLVAAMAVGVARAALEELRAILTAAGVEISYDTPPNNQHAAAAEFLRMEADYESAYLLALRAAWMADNKKPNSLEASMSKAKAGRTGTDVTLKAVELAGAIGYSQHSLLEKWGRDSKILDIFEGTQQIQQLIVARRVLGKTSAELK, encoded by the coding sequence ATGATCAACCTCGAACTCCCCAAGAAGCTGCGGGCCAGCGCCAACCAGGCGCATCAGGTCGCGCAGGAGATCTTCCGCCCGATCTCGCGCAAGTACGACCTCGCCGAGCACGAGTACCCGGTCGAACTGGACACCATGGCCGCCATGGTCGAGGGCCTCGCCGATTCGGGCACCCAGAAGATCGGCGGCGCCGCGGGCGGCCGTTCCGATGAGGACGAGCACGCCACCGAACTCCTCGGCAACAGCAACGGCGGCAATATGTCCGCGCTGCTCAACGCCCTGGAAACCTCCTGGGGCGATGTCGGCCTGATGCTGTCGATCCCCTACCAGGGCCTGGGCAACGCCGCCATCGCCGCGGTCGCGACCGACGAGCAGCTGGAGCGCTTCGGCAAGGTGTGGGCCGCGATGGCGATCACCGAGCCGTCCTTCGGTTCCGACTCGGCCGCGGTCACCACCACGGCGGTGCGCGACGGCGACGAGTGGGTGCTCAACGGCGAGAAGATCTTCGTCACCGCCGGCCAGCGCGCCACCCACATCGTGGTGTGGGCGACCGTGGACAAGAGCCTCGGCCGCGCGGCGATCAAGTCGTTCGTCGTGCCGCGCGACGCTCCGGGTCTGTCGGTGGCCCGGCTCGAGCACAAACTCGGCATCAAGGCCTCCGACACCGCGGTGCTGCTGCTGCAGGACTGCCGGATCCCCGCCGACAATATTCTCGGCAGCCCCGAGGTGAACGTCGAGAAGGGTTTCGCCGGGGTCATGCAGACCTTCGACAACACCCGTCCGCTGGTGGCCGCGATGGCCGTCGGTGTCGCCCGCGCCGCCCTCGAGGAGCTGCGCGCGATCTTGACCGCCGCCGGCGTGGAGATCTCCTACGACACCCCGCCGAACAACCAGCACGCCGCGGCCGCGGAATTCCTGCGCATGGAGGCCGACTACGAATCGGCCTACCTGCTCGCGCTGCGCGCCGCCTGGATGGCCGACAACAAGAAGCCGAACTCGCTCGAGGCTTCCATGTCCAAGGCCAAGGCGGGCCGCACCGGCACCGACGTCACCCTCAAGGCCGTCGAACTGGCCGGCGCCATCGGCTACTCGCAGCACTCGCTGCTGGAGAAGTGGGGCCGCGACTCGAAGATTTTGGACATCTTCGAGGGCACCCAGCAGATCCAGCAGCTGATCGTGGCCCGTCGCGTGCTCGGTAAGACCAGCGCCGAGCTGAAGTGA
- a CDS encoding T6SS immunity protein Tdi1 domain-containing protein: MELIKSFTTEQFESALASWEWIGLAGKTPLCTSLFGDVFFDSEEGLWWLDTLNGELTRPWDNADDLEKDLDTADGMEQYLLATLAAQIAETGLVPAEHEVYDFAQPPILGGELEVGNVQVNDFVSALNVAGQIHARVADLPPGAEVDPELLVIE; this comes from the coding sequence GTGGAATTGATCAAGTCGTTCACGACCGAACAATTCGAGTCCGCCCTCGCCTCCTGGGAATGGATCGGCCTGGCGGGCAAGACGCCGCTGTGCACGTCGTTATTCGGCGATGTCTTCTTCGACTCCGAGGAAGGCCTGTGGTGGCTCGACACCCTCAACGGGGAGTTGACCAGGCCCTGGGATAACGCCGACGACCTGGAAAAAGACCTGGACACCGCCGACGGCATGGAGCAATACCTGCTGGCCACCCTCGCGGCCCAAATCGCCGAGACCGGCCTCGTCCCCGCCGAGCACGAAGTCTACGATTTCGCCCAGCCGCCCATTCTCGGCGGCGAACTCGAGGTCGGCAACGTCCAGGTCAACGATTTCGTGTCGGCTCTCAATGTGGCCGGCCAAATCCACGCACGCGTCGCCGACCTCCCACCCGGCGCCGAAGTCGACCCAGAACTGCTGGTCATCGAATAG
- a CDS encoding helix-turn-helix domain-containing protein, whose product MAFLDDYPVSTAEVTFSRRLNKLFETVRPPGRTAHTNAEVAAALTAAGHPISKPYLSQLRSGRRRNPSDETVAALARFFKVKPDYFFNDAYARKVDHDLELLAQLQGYGLRRLSSRAFDLSEESQSLLTSMAEKLRASEGLPDIPADGTE is encoded by the coding sequence ATCGCCTTCCTCGACGACTACCCCGTCTCCACGGCGGAGGTCACCTTCAGCCGGCGTTTGAACAAGCTGTTCGAAACGGTCCGCCCGCCCGGACGCACAGCGCACACCAATGCGGAGGTCGCCGCGGCCTTGACAGCGGCGGGCCACCCGATCTCCAAACCCTATCTGTCGCAACTGCGTTCGGGCCGCCGCAGAAACCCTTCGGACGAAACCGTGGCGGCGCTGGCCCGCTTCTTCAAGGTGAAACCGGACTACTTCTTCAACGACGCCTACGCGCGGAAGGTCGACCACGACCTGGAGTTGCTGGCGCAGTTGCAGGGCTACGGTTTGCGCCGCCTGTCGTCTCGGGCTTTCGACCTGTCCGAGGAGTCGCAGAGCCTGCTGACCAGCATGGCGGAGAAGCTGCGCGCGAGCGAAGGACTGCCGGACATCCCGGCGGATGGAACAGAGTGA
- a CDS encoding glycosyltransferase family 39 protein, translating to MYWVAGFFAAVLVAFANRYGYHRDELYFLAAGRRLDWGYADQPPLTPFVARVMSAIDPDSLVLLRVPAILAATLVVLCAGWMAREFGGGRAARVVAAGAVAGAAMVLGVGHMLSTAVFDLAAWSVVGLLVSKVLNGADRRWWLVIGVVVGVGLQNKLLLIFPVLALAVALVAVGPRNVFATKYFPLAVAVAGLIWLPYLVWQASNGWPQWELSRAIAGGSSGTSDSPIEFVILQFGLMGPLLVPLWLFGLWRLWRAPRFRAFPVNYVLLFVVFLATGGKAYYLGGMYPILLAAAAVPFAEWLAQKRMLWLATASVLALNAIGSAVLFLPVLPVSGLNDSPVLAVNYDAGETIGWPEFVRRIGGVRDDLGPSLSILTANYGEAGAIERFGADYNLPAPHSGHNAYWWWGPPPDTAAEVITIGLDSGRLSSLFADCRPAGTVDNGLGIDNDEQGEPIFVCRNLRAPWPDLWPGMKHLG from the coding sequence ATGTATTGGGTGGCGGGGTTTTTCGCTGCCGTGCTGGTGGCGTTCGCGAACCGTTATGGCTATCACCGGGACGAGTTGTACTTTCTTGCCGCGGGGCGGCGACTGGACTGGGGATATGCGGATCAGCCGCCGTTGACGCCGTTCGTCGCGCGGGTCATGTCCGCGATCGATCCGGATTCGCTGGTTTTACTGCGCGTTCCGGCGATTCTCGCCGCGACGCTCGTGGTGTTGTGCGCGGGGTGGATGGCGCGTGAGTTCGGTGGGGGACGGGCGGCGCGGGTTGTGGCGGCCGGCGCGGTGGCCGGGGCGGCGATGGTGCTGGGGGTGGGGCACATGTTGAGCACCGCGGTGTTCGATCTGGCGGCGTGGTCGGTTGTCGGTCTGCTGGTGTCGAAGGTGCTGAACGGCGCGGATCGGCGCTGGTGGCTGGTGATCGGAGTGGTGGTCGGTGTCGGATTGCAGAACAAGCTGCTGCTGATCTTCCCGGTGCTGGCGCTCGCGGTCGCGCTGGTTGCGGTCGGCCCGCGGAATGTGTTCGCCACCAAGTACTTTCCGCTCGCCGTCGCGGTTGCGGGGTTGATCTGGCTGCCGTACCTGGTGTGGCAGGCGAGCAACGGGTGGCCGCAGTGGGAGTTGAGCCGCGCGATCGCGGGCGGGTCGTCGGGGACCTCGGATTCGCCGATCGAGTTCGTGATCTTGCAATTCGGCCTGATGGGCCCACTGCTGGTGCCGCTGTGGCTGTTCGGGTTGTGGCGGTTGTGGCGTGCGCCCCGGTTTCGCGCGTTCCCGGTGAACTATGTGCTGCTGTTCGTGGTCTTCCTGGCGACCGGCGGCAAGGCGTACTACCTGGGCGGGATGTATCCGATCCTGCTGGCCGCCGCCGCGGTGCCCTTCGCCGAGTGGTTGGCGCAGAAGCGAATGCTTTGGCTCGCAACGGCTTCGGTGCTCGCACTGAACGCCATCGGCTCGGCGGTGCTGTTTCTACCCGTGCTGCCGGTATCCGGGTTGAACGATTCCCCGGTCCTCGCAGTCAACTACGACGCGGGAGAGACCATCGGCTGGCCCGAGTTCGTGCGCCGGATCGGCGGAGTGCGTGATGATCTCGGCCCTTCCCTCTCCATCCTCACCGCGAATTACGGCGAGGCGGGCGCCATCGAACGCTTCGGCGCGGACTACAACCTGCCGGCCCCGCACTCGGGCCACAACGCCTACTGGTGGTGGGGTCCGCCACCTGACACCGCCGCCGAGGTGATCACCATCGGCCTCGACTCCGGCCGCCTCTCCAGCCTGTTCGCCGATTGCCGGCCTGCGGGCACTGTCGACAACGGCTTGGGCATCGACAACGACGAACAGGGCGAACCGATCTTCGTCTGCCGCAACCTCCGCGCCCCTTGGCCCGATCTCTGGCCCGGGATGAAGCACCTCGGCTGA
- a CDS encoding RNA polymerase sigma factor, translating into MANDAQEPAAGRPGQLDPLIECAEHELFDVVSATGFRGPAWDVLADRLVRYGLVVLTAWLRSGHIFAETNALGRDLCPSVQERELVAVRLSEDLANDAVSAALASFQRKALAGNGWRKDGGASLSAYFVRACLYAFIDAFRKYRRTGELSATGIGTDPIVAGDYREPASGPDFTESVVNRAVLYTHLAQLTERDRNMVWGKASGYTAAEIAGLFDWPSAKAVERRWARLRLEYAWINRLAGKEQ; encoded by the coding sequence GTGGCCAACGACGCGCAAGAACCAGCCGCGGGCAGACCCGGGCAGCTCGATCCCTTGATCGAGTGCGCCGAGCATGAACTTTTCGATGTGGTCAGCGCGACCGGTTTCCGCGGGCCCGCGTGGGACGTCCTCGCGGACCGGCTGGTCCGGTACGGATTGGTGGTGCTGACGGCCTGGCTACGGTCAGGGCACATCTTCGCCGAGACGAACGCGCTGGGACGCGATCTGTGCCCGTCTGTCCAGGAACGGGAACTGGTCGCGGTCCGGCTCAGCGAGGATCTGGCGAACGACGCGGTCTCGGCCGCGCTGGCCAGTTTCCAGCGAAAGGCGTTGGCGGGCAATGGTTGGCGCAAGGACGGCGGTGCGAGCCTGTCGGCCTATTTCGTGCGCGCGTGCCTGTATGCCTTCATCGACGCCTTTCGTAAATACCGGCGCACCGGTGAGCTGTCGGCGACCGGCATCGGTACCGATCCCATCGTCGCGGGCGACTATCGCGAACCCGCGTCCGGCCCGGATTTCACCGAATCGGTGGTGAATCGGGCCGTGCTGTACACCCATCTGGCCCAGCTGACCGAACGGGACCGAAACATGGTGTGGGGCAAAGCCTCCGGCTATACCGCCGCCGAGATCGCGGGTCTGTTCGACTGGCCCAGCGCGAAAGCGGTGGAACGCCGTTGGGCGCGCCTGCGACTGGAGTATGCCTGGATCAATCGGCTCGCCGGGAAGGAGCAGTGA
- a CDS encoding winged helix-turn-helix domain-containing protein, with protein MSLAERVTELERRLAKLEAAQAVPVRIAVPADEESWALHRLKQEYAAADELNGGVLFTGSVRLPPGEQYGWQTMFSTDDLLLDDADEAAECLAALGSPVRLRLLRAILAGRRTAAELASLPEVGTSGQIYHHLRQLAAVGWLHTAGRGRFEVPANRVVPLLVALASSRR; from the coding sequence GTGAGTCTGGCAGAACGCGTCACGGAGCTGGAGCGGCGGCTCGCGAAACTAGAAGCGGCGCAAGCGGTACCGGTGCGGATCGCCGTTCCGGCGGACGAGGAATCATGGGCGTTGCACCGGCTGAAGCAGGAGTACGCCGCGGCCGACGAGCTGAACGGGGGTGTGCTGTTCACCGGGTCGGTGCGCCTGCCGCCCGGTGAGCAGTACGGCTGGCAGACCATGTTCAGCACCGACGACTTGCTGCTGGACGATGCCGACGAGGCCGCCGAATGCCTTGCCGCACTGGGCAGTCCGGTACGCCTTCGACTGCTGCGAGCGATTCTGGCCGGTCGCCGCACCGCCGCCGAACTGGCCAGCCTCCCCGAGGTGGGCACTTCCGGCCAGATCTACCACCACCTGCGCCAGCTGGCTGCTGTCGGTTGGCTACACACCGCGGGGCGTGGCCGATTCGAGGTGCCCGCCAATCGGGTCGTGCCACTCCTGGTCGCTTTGGCCAGCTCACGGCGCTGA
- a CDS encoding helix-turn-helix domain-containing protein, with amino-acid sequence MDPTTDTPPRGLLDPRAGDGLYRESLIPACPALADIVAHHWAVHWDLRERDPYVVEVLSHPAVILVVENGRCRVHGVLRGKFSQRLSGCGDIFGTTFRPAGFHPLVRRSVAALTDRVVPGTEIFGAAADRYAATIAATPDTAARKELSEEFVRQHISEPARTVALVNEIVDEVSADRTILRVDDVTARFGMGKRTLQKLFRDLVGVSPKWVIQRYRLHEAAQRLDSADADLATVAAELGYADQAHFARDFKSATGRPPATYRG; translated from the coding sequence ATGGACCCGACCACGGACACTCCGCCGCGTGGTTTGCTCGATCCCCGGGCCGGGGACGGCCTGTACCGGGAATCGCTCATCCCGGCGTGCCCGGCTCTTGCCGACATCGTCGCGCACCATTGGGCCGTGCACTGGGATCTGCGGGAACGTGATCCCTATGTGGTCGAAGTGCTTTCGCATCCCGCGGTGATTCTGGTGGTCGAGAACGGGCGCTGTCGCGTACACGGAGTACTCCGCGGGAAATTCAGCCAGCGGCTCAGCGGCTGCGGCGATATCTTCGGTACCACATTCCGCCCCGCCGGGTTTCATCCGCTGGTGCGACGCTCCGTCGCGGCACTCACCGACCGCGTGGTGCCGGGCACGGAGATCTTCGGTGCCGCCGCCGATCGCTACGCGGCGACAATCGCCGCCACCCCGGATACGGCGGCGCGAAAGGAATTATCGGAAGAATTTGTCCGCCAGCATATTTCCGAGCCCGCCCGCACTGTCGCGCTCGTCAACGAGATCGTCGACGAAGTATCCGCCGATCGCACGATCCTGCGGGTCGACGATGTCACCGCACGTTTCGGAATGGGAAAACGCACGCTGCAGAAGTTGTTTCGCGATCTGGTCGGCGTATCGCCGAAATGGGTTATTCAGCGCTACCGCCTGCACGAGGCGGCCCAGCGCCTGGACAGCGCCGATGCGGACCTGGCCACCGTGGCCGCCGAACTCGGATATGCCGATCAGGCGCATTTCGCGCGGGACTTCAAATCCGCGACAGGCCGACCTCCGGCCACCTACCGTGGCTGA